One Acidimicrobiia bacterium genomic region harbors:
- a CDS encoding glycosyltransferase family 4 protein: protein SSVDDAVAAVRAAERIDRAAVRRSVEQRFDVNRMVDEYLEVYRRVVEHHRVERDGATDAP, encoded by the coding sequence AGCTCGGTTGATGACGCTGTCGCCGCGGTGCGCGCCGCCGAACGGATTGACCGGGCGGCGGTTCGAAGATCGGTCGAGCAACGTTTCGATGTGAACCGGATGGTCGACGAGTACCTTGAGGTCTATCGCCGAGTCGTGGAACATCACCGGGTAGAGCGGGACGGAGCAACGGATGCCCCATGA
- a CDS encoding glycoside hydrolase family 130 protein, protein MNQIPVTRSPVRFVRDPHRVITKPFLPGEQVFPDGQSRVRVVVERILAMSGADVTATLRTTRDEFGPRHKDLIAIFEHSFAVVAHHLEKPELISLERRHLIGAYFTHEYSIEAAALSNPSIVPAPDQSGLNPDEQRFIMSLRAVGEGHISSIEFRLGVLDAHGEITIERPSRYARTGSRQSPIYDKDHFATKLEELGALNEISQWCLDLLPSHFTFGQLETAILDLDEYGVDRTIAFQTTKTVHWLASSNYVSTFTAETNISERTIFPSGPTESHGMEDARFVRFVNDDGTVVYFATYTAYDGVRILPQLIETTDFLSFRIATLSGSGAKNKGIALFPRKIGGQYAALARQDNENNFLMLSTDVHFWADTQRIQIPERPWELMQIGNCGSPLETEAGWLVITHGVGPMRQYTIGAILLDIDDPCRVIGHLKEPLLTATGDERDGYVPNVVYSCGSMIHGNLLVLPYGFSDVGAGIATVPVDDLLSRLTPK, encoded by the coding sequence ATGAACCAAATCCCCGTCACCAGAAGTCCGGTGCGTTTCGTGCGGGACCCTCATCGCGTGATCACAAAACCATTTTTGCCCGGTGAGCAGGTCTTTCCAGACGGACAGTCACGCGTCAGAGTCGTGGTGGAGCGCATCCTGGCCATGTCGGGAGCGGACGTAACCGCGACTCTGAGGACCACGCGAGACGAATTCGGACCCCGCCACAAGGACCTGATCGCCATTTTTGAACACAGCTTCGCCGTCGTGGCTCACCACCTTGAGAAGCCTGAGTTGATTTCCCTCGAGCGTCGACACCTCATCGGCGCCTATTTCACCCACGAGTACTCGATCGAGGCGGCTGCCCTCAGCAATCCATCGATCGTCCCAGCCCCCGATCAGTCGGGACTCAATCCCGACGAACAACGATTCATAATGAGCCTACGGGCCGTCGGTGAGGGGCACATCTCGTCGATCGAGTTTCGGCTGGGCGTGCTCGACGCTCACGGCGAGATCACGATCGAACGGCCCAGCCGATACGCTAGGACCGGCAGCCGTCAGTCTCCGATCTATGACAAGGATCACTTCGCCACCAAGCTTGAAGAGCTCGGGGCACTCAATGAGATCAGCCAGTGGTGCCTCGACCTTCTGCCATCTCACTTCACATTCGGACAACTCGAAACGGCGATCCTCGACCTGGACGAGTATGGGGTAGATCGCACGATCGCGTTCCAGACGACCAAAACTGTCCACTGGCTGGCCTCCTCGAACTATGTGAGCACCTTTACTGCCGAAACCAACATCTCGGAGCGAACGATCTTTCCGAGCGGACCGACCGAGAGCCACGGAATGGAGGACGCCCGGTTTGTTCGTTTCGTCAACGATGACGGAACTGTTGTCTATTTCGCCACATACACCGCGTACGATGGTGTTCGGATCCTCCCGCAGCTCATCGAGACCACGGACTTTCTTTCTTTTCGAATCGCCACCCTCAGCGGGAGCGGCGCAAAGAACAAGGGGATTGCGCTCTTCCCGCGTAAGATCGGCGGCCAGTATGCTGCCCTCGCACGCCAGGACAACGAAAACAACTTCCTGATGCTTTCAACGGACGTGCACTTCTGGGCGGACACCCAGAGAATCCAGATCCCCGAGCGGCCTTGGGAGCTCATGCAGATCGGCAACTGTGGCTCACCGCTCGAAACCGAGGCCGGCTGGCTGGTGATCACCCATGGCGTTGGGCCTATGCGCCAGTACACGATCGGAGCAATACTCCTCGACATTGATGACCCTTGTCGGGTTATCGGTCACTTGAAGGAACCGCTCTTGACCGCCACCGGCGATGAGCGCGACGGATACGTTCCCAACGTCGTGTATTCGTGCGGCAGCATGATCCACGGCAACCTGCTCGTGCTTCCCTACGGTTTTTCCGATGTTGGAGCTGGCATCGCCACCGTCCCTGTCGACGATCTTCTGTCTCGCCTCACTCCGAAGTGA
- a CDS encoding glycosyltransferase: protein MTDHRGLWEHALHNAPRQEHGYCTDDNARALIVVSRQPNPSPQLIEMATVYLAFLRDAQLSGGGFHNRRSSDGEWVDKKGSDDSQGRALWALGTVARTSPDASMRQVGLDVFDRLPGFHSPHLRPNAFAVLGLSEVLLASPGHRHAGYVLEQCVGHLVVQNDVGWPWPEDRLTYDNARIPEALLAAGALLARDDLIDAGLRLLDWLVAAETIQDHFSFTPVGGWTVGEPRPGFDQQPVEAAAMADACSRAWSLTGDSRWKYRVEQAARWFVGANDIGAALYDPRTGGCADGLGPDYVNLNQGAESTLAALGVLQQAERVGV from the coding sequence ATGACCGATCATCGCGGCCTCTGGGAGCACGCGCTCCACAATGCCCCCCGCCAGGAACATGGCTACTGCACCGACGACAACGCCCGAGCGCTAATCGTTGTGAGCCGCCAGCCGAATCCGTCCCCCCAACTCATCGAGATGGCAACTGTCTATCTTGCCTTCCTTCGGGATGCTCAACTGTCTGGTGGCGGCTTTCACAACCGGCGCAGTTCTGATGGCGAATGGGTGGACAAAAAGGGATCGGACGACTCCCAAGGACGCGCACTGTGGGCGTTGGGAACGGTCGCTCGCACCAGCCCCGACGCATCGATGCGTCAAGTGGGACTGGACGTCTTTGACAGGCTCCCTGGTTTTCATTCGCCACATTTGCGCCCGAACGCTTTTGCGGTGCTGGGATTGAGTGAGGTGCTGCTCGCTTCCCCCGGCCATCGACACGCCGGGTACGTTTTGGAGCAATGCGTCGGCCACCTGGTCGTACAAAATGATGTCGGCTGGCCATGGCCAGAAGATCGGCTCACGTACGACAACGCTCGTATACCCGAAGCCCTCTTGGCCGCTGGAGCATTGCTGGCTCGCGACGACCTTATCGATGCCGGACTCCGCTTGCTTGACTGGTTGGTAGCTGCCGAAACGATCCAAGACCATTTTAGTTTCACACCGGTGGGTGGGTGGACAGTTGGCGAACCTCGGCCGGGGTTTGATCAACAGCCAGTAGAGGCGGCTGCCATGGCCGACGCATGCAGTAGGGCATGGTCACTGACGGGCGACAGTCGGTGGAAGTACCGTGTGGAGCAGGCGGCTCGCTGGTTTGTTGGCGCCAACGACATCGGTGCGGCTCTCTACGACCCGCGAACCGGGGGGTGTGCAGATGGACTTGGCCCCGATTACGTCAACTTGAACCAGGGGGCGGAGTCGACCCTGGCTGCTCTCGGTGTGCTTCAACAAGCGGAACGAGTTGGAGTCTGA
- a CDS encoding glycosyltransferase has product MARNTKLPTITFLSSYPPTFCGLATFTLALREAIASERGSETGLGVVSLVDSRPSASPAEVVYEHVNGNHASLLGAINVLNSFDTVFVQHEYGIYGGPDGHEVIDLLSGLEVPAIATLHTVLSRPTRSQRSILEAVAALADETIVMSETAYRRLVDGYQVDPDKVRVVPHGARTNLGGPSLAAGTRPVVLTWGLIGPGKGLEMAIDAFAGLADLRPLPRYVILGKTHPKVQAQHGNAYRESLSARVHDLGLVDMVEFDDRYLDTGALAVAIRKADLVVLPYDSTEQVTSGVLVEALAAGKPVVATAFPHAVELLRGGAGIVVPHDDPNALTAALRNVLTDAPLAARMAKQARQIRSEVFWPAVANRYDQLAAELFARQQYISTLLKVSESQKALNAPVMVG; this is encoded by the coding sequence ATGGCACGAAACACGAAACTCCCCACGATCACATTTCTGAGTAGTTATCCGCCTACGTTCTGCGGGTTGGCAACATTTACGCTGGCCCTGCGGGAGGCTATCGCCTCCGAACGCGGTTCCGAGACCGGCCTTGGCGTGGTCAGCTTGGTGGACAGCCGACCCAGCGCATCGCCAGCCGAAGTCGTCTACGAACATGTCAACGGCAACCATGCCTCTCTTCTAGGCGCGATCAACGTGCTCAACTCTTTCGACACGGTGTTTGTCCAACACGAATACGGGATCTACGGCGGACCCGACGGTCACGAGGTCATTGATCTGCTTTCTGGCCTCGAAGTCCCCGCAATAGCCACGCTACACACGGTGCTTAGCCGCCCCACCAGAAGCCAGCGATCGATTCTGGAGGCCGTCGCAGCCCTGGCGGATGAGACAATCGTGATGAGCGAGACCGCCTATCGGCGACTCGTCGACGGATACCAAGTCGACCCCGACAAGGTTCGAGTTGTTCCTCATGGGGCACGGACCAACCTTGGCGGCCCGTCGCTGGCGGCTGGAACTCGGCCGGTCGTACTCACGTGGGGACTTATCGGACCTGGCAAGGGCTTGGAGATGGCGATCGACGCTTTCGCGGGCCTCGCAGACCTTCGTCCCCTTCCTCGCTACGTGATACTGGGCAAAACGCATCCCAAAGTTCAGGCTCAGCACGGCAATGCGTACCGCGAAAGCCTCAGCGCACGGGTCCACGATCTCGGACTCGTTGACATGGTCGAATTTGATGATCGCTACCTCGACACGGGCGCGCTGGCAGTCGCGATCCGGAAGGCTGATCTCGTTGTGCTTCCTTACGACTCCACCGAGCAGGTGACATCAGGGGTTTTGGTCGAGGCTCTCGCAGCCGGGAAACCGGTGGTCGCGACGGCCTTTCCCCACGCTGTTGAGCTGCTACGCGGCGGTGCAGGGATCGTAGTTCCCCACGACGATCCCAACGCCCTGACAGCCGCGCTCAGGAACGTATTGACCGATGCCCCTTTGGCGGCACGTATGGCGAAGCAAGCAAGGCAGATCAGATCGGAGGTGTTCTGGCCGGCCGTCGCAAACCGATACGATCAACTGGCAGCAGAGCTCTTCGCCCGACAACAATACATCTCCACTCTTTTGAAGGTTTCGGAGTCGCAAAAGGCTTTGAATGCACCGGTCATGGTGGGTTGA
- a CDS encoding APC family permease: MPKRLALPVFASDPLSSVAYATEEAMLVLSLAGAAAFSWLTPLSLGIATLLLIVIVSYRQTIKAYPEGGGAFIVANDNLGIRTGAVAAAALLIDYVLTVSVSVAAGVAAITSAAPWLQPYRVVTALGFVVLLTVANLRGVREASTLFALPTYLFVLTVGIMLVVGFAECLNGQCPSAISSGVELETQVSAVGLFLVLRAFASGSTALTGVEAIANGVQAFREPKSRNAVATLGVMGGISISMFLGISTLARWFDVRISEGTINTYGTVMSQIGRAVFNGGVGFYALQVFTAAILVLAANTAYQDFPRLSAILSRHKLTPRQFLNRGDRLVFSNGIITLALLASALLLIFGADVSRLIQLYVVGVFTAFTLSQTGMVRHWLRTREPGWRRSVVINSVGAVTTGVVLVVVASVKFVHGAWIVILLVPILVALMLSIRRHYLGVAAQLRQVTKEATAKPARVIVLVAHHDDATERSLRYAELLAAESLTCVHAVGPGSDDLLYTWDPAHLEHPLEVLAGESEPISRRVVDRIRQERDTHPGALVTVILADRVRSRSILAFFVHRHSLAIKSRLLFEPGVVVTDLNVVRRFRQSRRSQVPISHVEQVVLISDMTRPIREALTYAESLGFPVIAVHIDVDPRQSQRLESEWEAAGYQFPLEILASPYRSIVDPLVRYLRDRRRAAAPGTLICVVIPEFVVPGRIAQLLHNQTGLAIKVALAGEHGIAVTSVPYHLRTIGDHASPSDRSSVNTPVAVESAKLSTGPQIPQLGGGDPCEEHQQGMTEL, translated from the coding sequence TTGCCGAAGCGTTTGGCGCTTCCGGTATTCGCCTCCGACCCGCTCTCTTCGGTGGCGTACGCAACCGAAGAGGCGATGCTGGTTCTCTCGTTGGCGGGGGCGGCGGCTTTCAGTTGGCTGACGCCGCTTTCTCTTGGCATCGCGACGCTGCTTCTGATCGTGATTGTCTCGTATCGGCAGACGATCAAAGCCTATCCCGAAGGTGGCGGTGCATTCATCGTCGCCAACGACAACCTGGGGATACGAACCGGCGCTGTGGCTGCGGCTGCTCTTCTCATCGATTATGTTTTGACGGTGTCGGTGTCGGTGGCGGCTGGTGTTGCTGCGATCACGTCTGCGGCCCCTTGGCTGCAGCCATACCGGGTGGTGACGGCGCTCGGGTTTGTGGTCCTGTTGACCGTTGCCAACCTGCGCGGTGTGAGGGAGGCTTCGACGTTGTTCGCTCTTCCGACCTATTTGTTCGTGTTAACCGTGGGGATCATGCTCGTCGTGGGATTCGCGGAGTGTTTGAACGGCCAGTGCCCTTCAGCGATTTCTTCTGGTGTCGAGCTGGAGACACAGGTGTCCGCGGTCGGGCTCTTCCTCGTGCTGCGCGCGTTCGCTTCCGGGTCGACGGCCCTCACCGGGGTCGAAGCAATCGCCAATGGCGTACAGGCGTTCCGCGAACCCAAGTCGCGTAACGCGGTAGCAACGCTCGGAGTAATGGGTGGCATCTCGATCTCAATGTTCTTGGGTATCTCCACACTGGCCCGATGGTTTGATGTCCGCATCTCGGAGGGCACCATCAACACCTACGGCACGGTCATGTCCCAGATTGGGCGCGCCGTGTTCAATGGAGGGGTCGGCTTCTACGCTTTGCAGGTGTTCACTGCTGCCATCTTGGTGCTGGCTGCGAACACCGCCTACCAGGACTTCCCTCGCTTGTCGGCCATCCTTTCCCGCCACAAATTGACACCACGCCAATTCCTTAACCGCGGTGACCGGCTGGTCTTCTCCAATGGGATCATCACTCTGGCATTGCTAGCGTCGGCGTTGCTCTTGATTTTCGGTGCCGACGTCAGTCGCCTCATCCAACTGTACGTCGTCGGTGTGTTTACCGCCTTTACTCTCAGCCAGACGGGGATGGTCAGACACTGGTTGCGCACCAGGGAGCCAGGATGGCGGCGATCCGTCGTGATCAATTCGGTCGGAGCGGTAACCACCGGCGTCGTGCTGGTGGTGGTCGCATCGGTTAAGTTCGTCCATGGGGCCTGGATCGTCATCCTCCTCGTCCCGATCCTGGTAGCTCTGATGCTGTCGATCAGGCGCCACTATCTCGGGGTGGCCGCCCAACTCCGCCAGGTCACGAAGGAAGCCACGGCAAAGCCGGCGCGGGTGATCGTCCTTGTGGCTCATCACGACGACGCCACTGAACGATCGCTGCGTTACGCCGAGTTGCTCGCAGCCGAGTCGCTGACGTGTGTCCATGCCGTAGGCCCAGGCTCAGATGACCTCCTCTACACCTGGGATCCGGCACATCTCGAACACCCTTTGGAGGTGTTGGCGGGAGAGAGCGAACCGATCTCCCGACGGGTCGTCGACCGTATCCGCCAAGAGCGCGATACCCACCCGGGAGCACTCGTTACGGTGATCCTCGCCGACCGTGTCCGGTCACGGTCGATCCTTGCTTTTTTCGTCCACCGCCATAGCCTCGCCATCAAGTCGCGACTGCTCTTCGAGCCCGGTGTCGTCGTGACCGACCTCAACGTAGTTCGAAGGTTCCGACAAAGCCGGCGAAGCCAGGTGCCCATCTCTCATGTCGAGCAGGTGGTGCTGATATCGGATATGACCAGACCGATCCGCGAAGCGCTCACCTACGCCGAGAGCCTCGGATTCCCAGTCATCGCAGTACACATCGACGTCGACCCGAGACAAAGCCAGCGTCTCGAATCCGAGTGGGAGGCCGCCGGATACCAATTCCCGCTGGAGATTCTCGCCAGCCCCTATCGGAGCATCGTCGACCCGCTGGTCCGATATCTGCGGGATAGACGTCGGGCCGCGGCACCAGGCACGTTAATCTGCGTGGTGATCCCCGAGTTCGTGGTACCTGGTCGCATCGCCCAACTGCTCCACAACCAGACCGGGCTCGCCATCAAGGTAGCCCTCGCCGGTGAGCACGGCATCGCTGTCACCTCGGTTCCTTATCACCTCCGCACCATCGGCGATCATGCTTCGCCTTCGGACCGGTCGTCAGTCAATACCCCCGTGGCCGTCGAGTCGGCGAAGCTGTCGACGGGGCCGCAGATTCCCCAGCTTGGTGGTGGCGATCCCTGTGAAGAACACCAGCAGGGCATGACAGAGTTGTGA